One Pieris napi chromosome W, ilPieNapi1.2, whole genome shotgun sequence DNA segment encodes these proteins:
- the LOC125062074 gene encoding uncharacterized protein LOC125062074 gives MVGPMVQDDLLSILLRFRQHKYVIVADIEKMYRKILVHPDDRYLQHILWRDNPSQSLRAFQLNTVTYGTASAPFLATRCLKQLGLECQDHQIAEVILHDFLVDDLLSGGDDLSVVRNIREKVITTLGSAGLFLRKWKSNEPQLISESATEASHNLNVGGNEPSKTLGLGWLPVCDDLYFPIGFSTAANTKRTLLSVISQIFDPLGLLSPVVIKFKIILQSLWLQNLSWDEPLPSHIQALWMDATKNLNVLNNLRVSRHVMINSYEQLEIHVFSDASERAYGACLYIRSSDRSGNVLVRLLTAKSRVAPIKPTTIPRLELCGSQVAAKLYKKVCSSLRIKVTKSFFWTDSSIVLGWLKMLPSKLNTFVRNRVGDILEITGDCEWRHVPTAQNPADYVSRGVKVDDIESLNIWWSGPNFLQKSYTDWPSILVQCEPLPEMRNEVCLLNIAHPIEFIQFERFSNLNRLRRAIAYLLRFIESCKGRRAVTNYLTETELSNSLNVIIRSAQRESFHMIKNILYY, from the coding sequence ATGGTAGGTCCGATGGTACAAGACGATCTTTTGTCTATTCTTTTAAGGTTCAGACAACATAAGTATGTTATCGTCGCTGACATAGAGAAAATGTACCGAAAAATACTTGTTCATCCTGATGATAGATACCTGCAGCATATATTATGGCGTGATAACCCATCTCAATCCCTTAGAGCTTTCCAATTAAATACTGTAACATATGGTACCGCGAGTGCACCATTTCTCGCTACAAGATGTCTGAAACAATTGGGACTCGAATGTCAAGACCACCAGATAGCAGAAGTCATTCTCCATGATTTTCTCGTCGATGATTTGTTGAGTGGGGGGGATGATCTGAGTGTAGTGAGGAATATTCGCGAAAAAGTAATAACCACACTAGGCTCAGCTGGTTTATTCCTACGAAAGTGGAAGTCTAATGAGCCTCAATTAATTTCAGAGTCTGCAACAGAAGCCTCGCATAATCTTAATGTTGGGGGGAATGAGCCAAGTAAGACCTTAGGTTTAGGTTGGCTACCTGTTTGTGATGATCTTTATTTCCCAATTGGGTTCTCTACTGCGgctaacacaaaacgtacctTGCTTTCAGTGATCTCACAAATATTTGATCCTTTAGGTCTTCTCTCTCCTgttgtcattaaatttaagattatattacaaagtttATGGTTGCAGAATCTATCATGGGATGAACCTCTTCCTTCGCACATCCAAGCACTCTGGATGGATgctactaaaaatttaaatgtgttaaataatttacgggtATCACGTCATGTAATGATTAACTCGTATGAACAATTAGAAATTCATGTGTTTTCGGACGCTTCTGAAAGGGCATACGGTGCCTGTTTATACATACGTAGTAGTGATCGTAGCGGTAATGTATTAGTACGTTTATTAACAGCTAAGAGTAGGGTAGCACCGATTAAACCAACTACAATACCACGGCTCGAGCTTTGTGGATCTCAAGTGGCtgcaaaactatataaaaaggtTTGTAGTTCGTTAAGAATTAAAGTTACGAAATCATTTTTCTGGACTGACTCTTCCATTGTATTAGGTTGGCTTAAGATGTTGccaagtaaattaaatacgttTGTAAGGAATCGCGTCGGAGACATTTTAGAAATAACCGGTGATTGTGAATGGCGTCATGTTCCTACCGCTCAAAACCCAGCTGATTATGTTTCTCGAGGAGTTAAAGTCGATGATATTGAATCACTAAACATATGGTGGTcaggaccaaactttttacagAAGTCTTATACTGATTGGCCTTCCATTTTAGTACAATGTGAACCATTGCCAGAAATGCGTAATGAGGTATGTTTACTTAACATTGCTCATCCAATAGAATTCATTCAATTTGAACgcttttcaaatttaaacagACTACGACGTGCTATAGCTTATCTACTTAGGTTTATTGAATCGTGTAAGGGTCGACGTGCTGTAACTAATTACCTTACTGAAACAGAATTAAGTAATTCACTTAACGTTATTATTCGTTCTGCTCAGAGAGAATCTTTTCATATGATAAAAAACATCCTTTACTATTAA
- the LOC125062075 gene encoding uncharacterized protein LOC125062075 yields MHAGPQLLLSSIREVYWPIGGRNLAKTTYRRCIRCTRMKGKIEAPIMGNLPQRRVTPGNYPFESVGVDYAGPIASVSRQGRGSRIVKVYIVIFVCFTTKALHLELVGDLTSNSFISTFRRFSARRGKPLHLYSDNGTTFVRTCKDLANFLMRNSDSLATDLINDGINFHFIPASSPHFGGIWEAAVKSTKYHLLRVLGNSKLTFEELYTVLTQIEAILNSRPLTPLSTHPEDLTPLTPGHFLIGRPLTAIPTESYVDHNYTHLSRFRRIEQLRQHFWTRWSKEYISEFQKRTKWQTQGNPLQIDSLVLLKEENLPPMKWKLGRIVALFPGADDVVRVAEICPLPSGLVEAKPSTPGGMLVHSA; encoded by the exons ATGCATGCTGGGCCACAGTTATTGTTATCTTCAATAAGAGAAGTGTATTGGCCTATCGGTGGTAGAAATTTAGCAAAGACTACTTATAGACGATGTATCAGGTGTACACGCATGAAAGGAAAGATTGAAGCTCCTATTATGGGTAATTTACCCCAGCGTCGAGTAACTCCCGGTAACTATCCTTTTGAGTCTGTTGGCGTGGACTATGCAGGTCCTATTGCTTCTGTTAGTCGTCAAGGTCGAGGCTCTCGTATTGTCAAAgtttatatagttatatttgtatgttttacgACTAAAGCATTACATCTGGAATTAGTGGGTGATTTGACAAGTAACAGTTTTATTTCTACTTTTCGTCGATTCAGTGCTCGTCGGGGTAAACCATTGCACTTATATTCAGATAATGGTACTACATTTGTTAGGACTTGTAAAGATTTAGCTAATTTCTTAATGCGTAACTCTGACTCTCTTGCCACTGATCTCATCAATGATGGCATAAACTTTCATTTCATACCTGCTTCTTCACCACATTTTGGTGGGATTTGGGAGGCAGCAGTTAAATCTACGAAATACCATTTATTAAGAGTATTAGGGAACTctaaattaacttttgaaGAATTGTATACAGTTTTAACGCAAATAGAAGCAATTTTAAACTCTCGACCACTCACTCCCTTATCAACGCACCCTGAAGATCTGACCCCACTGACCCCTGGACATTTTTTGATCGGACGTCCACTCACAGCTATTCCAACTGAAAGTTATGTGGACCACAATTATACTCATCTTTCAAGATTTCGAAGAATTGAACAGCTTCGTCAACATTTCTGGACACGATGGAGCAAGGAGTATATCTCAGAATTCCAAAAACGGACAAAATGGCAAACCCAAGGAAACCCTTTGCAAATTGACTCACTTGTTTTGCTAAAGGAGGAAAATCTGCCACCTATGAAATGGAAGCTGGGTCGCATCGTGGCGCTCTTTCCTGGTGCAGATGATGTTGTTCGTGTCGCAGAA atttgtCCATTGCCGAGTGGATTGGTTGAAGCCAAGCCTTCAACGCCTGGGGGCATGTTGGTGCATAGCGCCTGA